In Zea mays cultivar B73 chromosome 7, Zm-B73-REFERENCE-NAM-5.0, whole genome shotgun sequence, the following proteins share a genomic window:
- the LOC100276642 gene encoding uncharacterized protein isoform X1 — MAALKIAAVCVLLLFVGSDLARCVASSASPGDEDQAAAGALLLREFLELELSLLAEQHGGVGEFCPPACQNCLIICGITCVLNPNPATCFVNCTTANGCFSKTLPVVA, encoded by the coding sequence ATGGCTGCTCTGAAGATTGCCGCCGTGTGCGTGCTGCTCCTGTTTGTCGGCTCAGACCTGGCGCGCTGCGTTGCGTCGTCAGCATCCCCCGGTGACGAGGACCAGGCCGCGGCCGGCGCGCTCCTGCTGCGGGAGTTCCTGGAGCTCGAGCTGAGCCTTCTTGCCGAACAGCACGGCGGCGTTGGCGAGTTCTGCCCGCCCGCGTGCCAGAACTGCCTCATAATCTGCGGGATCACCTGTGTGCTCAACCCCAATCCGGCCACCTGCTTCGTCAACTGCACCACCGCCAACGGTTGCTTCAGCAAGACACTGCCGGTCGTCGCATAA
- the LOC103632763 gene encoding uncharacterized protein: MAALKIAAVCMLLLFVGSDLARCVASSASPGDEDQAAAGALLREFLELELSLLAEQHGGVGEFCPPACQNCLIICGITCVLNPNPATCFVNCTTANGCFSKTLPVA, translated from the coding sequence ATGGCTGCTCTGAAGATTGCCGCTGTGTGCATGCTGCTCCTGTTTGTCGGCTCAGACCTGGCGCGCTGCGTTGCGTCGTCAGCATCCCCCGGTGACGAGGATCAGGCCGCGGCCGGCGCGCTCCTGCGGGAGTTCCTGGAGCTCGAGCTGAGCCTTCTTGCTGAACAGCACGGCGGCGTTGGCGAGTTCTGCCCGCCCGCGTGCCAGAACTGCCTCATAATCTGCGGGATCACGTGTGTGCTCAACCCCAATCCCGCCACCTGCTTCGTCAACTGCACCACCGCCAACGGTTGCTTCAGCAAGACGCTGCCGGTCGCATAA